The following coding sequences are from one Epilithonimonas vandammei window:
- a CDS encoding IS5 family transposase → MLGKNPEKKPELFRPMLVDFIDHEHELVLLSEKIDWNYFEKEFSPLYSKVGNPSHPIRFMVGCLLLKHLYNLGDETLEKAWIMNPYMQHFCGRVFFEHEFPCDPSNFVHFRKRIGEKGIEKIFAYSVRMHDAKTNTSNFVLSDTTVQENNTSFPTDAKLCKKVIDYCNKIAGNEGIKQRQRYTKVSKQMVRNTYNGKHPKRAKAARKSQRQLKTIAMRLIRELQRNFNAEQQEFYKDLMTLYTKVVTQKRNDADKIYSIHKPFTRCIAKGKAHSQYEFGNKVGLITTANKGKKIILGIKAFLQTPYDGHTIEPLLEQMETGGQKLPKELVYDRGGRGKSEIKGVKISIPSTPRKKDTAYQKQTKRKKFRTRAAIEPIIGHLKTDFRLAKNYFMGETGPQINALLAATAWNMKKMMELLKQKIIFLSYKIQIMLFSNPVFKNKLNSGFC, encoded by the coding sequence ATGTTGGGGAAAAATCCAGAAAAGAAGCCAGAATTATTCCGCCCAATGTTGGTGGATTTTATTGACCACGAGCATGAACTTGTTCTACTTTCAGAAAAAATAGATTGGAATTATTTTGAGAAAGAATTTTCGCCCTTGTATTCCAAAGTGGGCAATCCGAGCCATCCGATTCGGTTTATGGTGGGTTGTTTGCTACTGAAACATTTGTATAATTTGGGCGATGAGACGTTGGAAAAAGCCTGGATCATGAATCCTTATATGCAGCATTTTTGTGGCAGGGTTTTCTTTGAACACGAATTTCCTTGTGACCCGAGTAATTTTGTTCATTTCCGAAAAAGAATTGGCGAAAAAGGTATCGAAAAAATCTTTGCCTACAGCGTAAGAATGCACGATGCCAAGACGAACACCTCAAATTTTGTTTTGTCCGATACTACCGTTCAGGAGAATAATACCTCTTTTCCTACCGATGCAAAATTGTGCAAAAAAGTGATCGATTATTGCAACAAAATAGCCGGAAATGAAGGCATAAAACAAAGACAACGCTACACAAAAGTCAGCAAACAAATGGTGCGCAACACCTACAACGGAAAACATCCCAAGCGGGCAAAAGCGGCAAGGAAATCTCAAAGACAGCTCAAAACCATCGCCATGAGACTGATTCGTGAATTGCAACGGAATTTTAATGCAGAACAGCAAGAATTTTATAAAGATTTAATGACATTGTACACCAAGGTTGTCACACAAAAAAGAAACGATGCCGATAAAATTTACAGCATTCACAAGCCTTTTACCCGATGTATTGCCAAAGGAAAAGCGCATAGCCAGTATGAATTTGGGAATAAGGTAGGTTTGATAACCACCGCCAACAAAGGCAAGAAAATCATTCTCGGGATTAAAGCATTTTTGCAAACTCCTTACGATGGTCACACCATAGAACCACTTTTGGAACAGATGGAAACCGGTGGTCAAAAGCTCCCAAAAGAACTCGTTTACGATAGAGGTGGCAGAGGAAAATCAGAAATAAAGGGCGTGAAAATCTCCATCCCAAGCACTCCAAGAAAAAAAGACACTGCTTATCAAAAGCAGACAAAGCGCAAAAAATTTAGAACCAGAGCGGCAATAGAACCTATCATCGGACATTTAAAAACCGATTTTAGGCTGGCAAAAAATTACTTCATGGGAGAAACGGGACCACAAATCAATGCATTACTAGCTGCAACCGCTTGGAACATGAAGAAAATGATGGAACTACTGAAACAGAAAATTATTTTCTTATCTTATAAGATACAAATTATGCTGTTTTCTAATCCTGTTTTTAAAAATAAATTAAATAGTGGGTTTTGTTAA